The window tagacccactccaatttgcttaccgctccaataggtccacagacgacgcaatcgcaaccacactgcacactgccctaacccatctggacaaaaggaatacctatgtgagaatgctgttcatcgactacagctcagcatttaacaccatagtaccctccaaactcgtcatcaagctcaagaccctgggttcccgccctgtgcaactgacgggccgcccacaggtggtgagggtaggtaacaacatctccaccccgctgatcctcaacactggggccccacaagggtgcgttctgagccctctcctgtactccctgttcacccacgactgcgtggccatgcacgcctccaactcaatcatcaagtttgcagacgacactacagtggtaggcttgattaccaacaacgacgagacggcctacagggaggaggtgagggccctcggagtgtggtgtcaggaaaataacctcacactcaacgtcaacaaaacaaaggagatgatcgtggacttcaggaaacagcagagggagcacccccctatccacatcgacgggagagTAGTGGAGATGGTAGCAtttttcaagttcctcggcgtacacatcacggacaaactgaattggtccacccacacagacagcgtggtgaagaaggagcagcagcgcctcttcaacctcaggaggctgaaaaatttgtcttgtcaccagaagcactcacaaacttctacagatgcacaatcgagagcatcctgtcgggctgtatcaccgcctggtacggcaactgctccgcccacaaccgtaaggctctccagagggtagtgaggtctgcacaacgcatcaccgggggcaaactatctgccctccaggacacctacaccacccgatgtcacaggaaggccataacgatcatcaagtacaacaaccacccgagccactgcctgttcacaccgctatcatccagaaggcgaggtcaaagtaggggccgagagactgaaaaacagcttctatctcaaggccatcagactgttaaacagccaccactaacattgagtggctgctgccaacatactgactcaactccagccactttaatattggaaaaatgtatgtaaaaaatatatcactagccactttaaacaatgccacttaatataatgtttacataccctacattactcttctcatatgtttatactgtactctataccatctactgcatcttgccatctttatgtaatacatgtatcactagccactttaaacaatgccacttttatatgtttacataccctacattactcatctcatatgtatatactgtactcgataccatctactgcatcttgcctatgccgttctgcaacatcactcattcatatatttttatgtacatattcttcatccctttacacttgtgtgtataaggtagttgctgtgaattgttaggttagattactcgttggttattactgcattgtcggaactagaagcacaagcatttcgctacgctcgcattaacatctgctaaccatgtgtatgtaacaaatacaatttgatttgatttgaacaaatatTTCCTCACACTTTGGATCCTATTCTTGACACCATACATCAATGCAACAAAGAAAGAGTAAAGAGTAATTACTCAACCTTCTGGGTCTGTGGTTGTTTGGGCCAATAAAGTGCCAACTCAATTCTACCACTGACTAGTCTCTCATGCCCCTATGAACGGGGACACAGGGCAATAGTTTTTAATCTAAACCAGTTTTTTTTTCACTGGAGTACACTAACCCCTAATTGGGGCTCTTTTCTTGACACACAGTAGCAGTTTACCAAATAAGAAGTCAAGAAGATCAAAAAGTAGATTGTTGTCAGGGTGTATTACGTCCTGTGCTGGCCCCATTGTCATATCCATTCTGGATTCTGAGTGGTAAAATCATAGCTGAAAAATGCCTCTATGCATGTGTTTACTGTATGTGGGAATGTCTTATGTCCTACATGTAGTGTTGATACATGTAATATTCCTCAACTGCATATATCATAAATTGCTATTGCAAATAGAAGTATTATGTTCAACAACTgtcattttcagatattattttgACAAACACACTTTAACACACTTTGGTGCTTAGAATTAATTCTCGATTGTCATAGACTTAGACTGGAAACTGTCAGTTGTGATCTTTGTGATATGACTTTCTTTAAGCACGTACTGATGAAGCTGTcacttaatatatattttttattagccTACAAACGCTCTACATTTATTCACTCTGTGATAGGGTTGGATCCTATATGCTACTTTCATTATTCTCCTGTAAATGATTCAGTGCCTATAATTTAGGCTGTGTGTAGAATGGGGTATAAAGGAAATTACCTCTATTATATTGATAAGGAAATCAGCATACAGTTTTGGCCTGCGTATTTATTTGCCTATAACTAATCAGAATTCCATTATGTTTACATAAAAAAGAGAACACTGATGATGGCCAAGGAAGTTGCACAGAACTTCCCCAACATCCCCTCCCAAATTGATATAGAACCTTCACAAAAAACACATGGAGCATCTGCGAAAAGAAATGGCTGAGGATTTACTAAAAATGTCTGGTATGTAATGACATTTaattcaaagtaaatgtaaattctTTATTTTTATGTAGTTCTGTGGGACAGGCATATGTTCAGTTCATGCCTATGATTTCAGAGTTCAACAATGCCAACAACTGCTTCATGTGTGCCACTGACAAAGAACCTGCATGTGGCCCAAAGACTGACTGGGTTAGTAACTTTATTTGACATGTTTATAATCTTTTGACAACAGTGACGGCATGCAAGACAATTTATTATATAATGGATGGCTAATTCGTCATGCTGCATGGATATTTGATATAATTTATAATGTGTTACGCTTTGTTTTGTTTTAGATTGAATGTTTTGCATGCCAACGGTGGTTCCATGTGCTGTAACTAGGAACGAAGACAAAAGAGTTCAGAGTGAAGAACACAAACTGGAAGTGCTGTCTGTGTTGTTgaaaatgtatgctataccccatccacactgaagaggctctaaaatgtacatcaaccagggataaagagAAAGTTAACACTGTGAAATGATTTGTACTTATTTGAAGTAAAGTGTCTGTTGACATGTTAGAAAAGATTAGAGGTCTGCAATTTCTGTTTAATTTTTCAATATTCAATTTTCATTCATTGATTTTCTAGCCACCATTACTGTGGTTACATCTTCAGTATATGTATTGCccagcaaacccactgcagcctacctcaccatctcactctccatccctgctttgGACAATTAATAACATGACTCTCGTACTTTGCCCTTTTCCTTTATGGTTGATATTAATGATGAAAGGAgatattatctgtctctctcctattgtGTACTGTTGTTAAATACTGtggcaaaataaaaataaaacagggaaaataaatatttagAACTACCAATTATTATAGATAAATATTAAAGAAAAGGGTTAACACAACACTGAACCCACTAATTGTCAAACTAATATTAATGTACAACAATATAGAAGATACATGACTAGAGGTTATGCAATATGGGTGTATATCCACTGCATGCTTCTTAGGTGTGTAATttacatgaccaaggagctattgaaatttaaAACTATAAAAAAAGGTAAGTTCAACTGTCTGATTTTACATAACACAAAACAAGAGTGTGCAATATATAAGGCTAGTCCGTGGACATTCTGAAGTTTGTTTGAgttcagtaggtcacatgaccaaggagctattgaagtTTTAAATtctgaaaaatgtatgtaaaattgAGTGAGATggaaatggacaaactaaagggtgtgcaatatataAGGGCAGTcaccttgtttgaagtcattaggtcacatgaccaaggagctattgaaatttgaaaTTTTGAAAAACTTGTGTCAAAATGTgtgatgaaaatggacaaactataGGGTGTGTAATGTGTAGGCCCGGtgagtgtacattctgaaccttgtttgaagtcagtaggtgacatgaccaaggagctattgaaattgtAAAATTTTTACATTTCATGTAAAAatatgtgagatgaaaatggacaaactaaagagtgtgcaatgtgtaggcccacagtggacattctgaaccttgttggAAGTTAGGTCACATGagcaaggagctattgaaatgtagaaaaatgtatgtaaaaacgTGTGAGACGAAAATGAACGAACCAAAGGGTGTGtaatatagaagggtagtcagtggacattctgaaccttgtttgagtcaagtaggtcacatgaccaaggagctattgaaattcgaaTGTAAACAAGTTTGTACTTTGTTTACGCTCCCTAACTAATTCAACTGGGTATACAAAATGCTActcacatttccacatgtttattcGTTTTGGAAAGCGAATTAATGTCCAAATCGTGAAAATAAGACCTGTGCAATGTTGTGCGCAATTTTTGCAGCATCATGACACTTATTTGGAgtctgtggctcaagtggtttgaaagcgCGAATATCCAACTTGAAACTGCTTTTACCTCggtggaactcttccaagtcaaggtaagcttttggtgttacaaatgtattgccaccggggcccaccgGTCTAACCGCTAAACTGTTTACTGACTATACTGCATGATTGTAGGgggtttactaacacattagttattagctatgttgattatgaagctaatatggtgacaacgatgtagcaGTTATGATATGGACAAGTTTTCGGTAGGTCACAggcagctgatgtgttgtgcattgaagtccacaagcaacgGGAAAATGTGAGAGGAGAGCACGTAGATGCGAGAACGAATACAAtaagctgtttgtatgtggctatgaaagtgaactgtttgtGCGCGATCAGGGCtgtattcattctgccaattCGGTTGAAAAACGTTTCGTAAACGGAacgaaatggggataaacatatgaatgtgtccaatagaaactctcgtttacaactgttggactaatgacaaCTACACCAGAGCCTAGACCtactagatgcaggcaagagtatgcaccactgtgtagtaTGGACATCCTACTAcaactgtctgtcacctcaaatcttTCTCTCGACCCGTGTGCACCTACGTTATAAACTTCTAGAACCGTACCGCAATTGAGAATTGATTCATGTTTAGTTTGAGAATTTGGTTGTTTTGGCTTCCAAACCAATTCGCCTTTAAACGgaacatgtaaggtccttggactGTAAGGATTAACTTTAGACCCCTTTAGACTATTGATATTGGGCTAGGAATTCTCTTTCAATAATCCACCACATCAACACTGAGTAAACTGTCATATTAAGCGTATCCATGGCAATCCTATGTTTCTGAAATGTTAGCGAGTTATCTGAAATATAATACTAACAAGTTAGCAAACATTTAGCTTTACTAGTTAGCTAGCAATATGCTATAGATTGGCAATGGTTAGCAGTAGAATAACAGTTGAGATTTTAATTTGAGCAAATGTCATTATcaaatgtaggctgtgtgtaaccAGACATTAACGTTGGTGCATGTTTTCTTACTTCTGGCCGTTCTGTAAATAAATCAATGACTATATCACCAAATGTTGTTTCAAGAAGAACCGCCATGCTTGCGCACGCGCTCTTGATTGATTTTGGTGTCACTTGGGCCGGGGGTGTTGTTTCCTCCACGATCATACGACAGCTAGAAGATGGCGATGAAACGAACATCAGTTTATACTCTATGTGTACTGTTTATGTCATTCATTTTCGCTGAGTCTTCACCTCGACAATTAAACACGGTAGGAGACTACTCTACCAGTAGATAGCTACATGAATTgaggagcaggtagcctagtgatttatagcgttgtgccagtaaggttgctagatcgaatcccggagctgacaatgtaaaaatatgccgttctgcccctgaacaaggcagttaacccaatgttccccggtaggccgtcattgtaaataagaatttgttcttaactgacttgtctagttaaataaaggtttaaaaaaataaaagtaacgctaatcttggtagctagctagctaacgttatttgGCTAATGGATGCTAACGTTACCTTTTGTTGCTATCTGACTCATTGCAGCTAGCTAATGTTTATGTTGTTAGCCAGGTTGCATGAGCGTAATACTAGCAAGCTAGAATGCGCTCAAGTATGTCACTCTCGAATGTTCTGATGTTTTGGTGAATACCTTGCTGCCTACCACATTAGCTAACTTATATCATGATCATAATAATTAATGGCCGCTTTCCTATTCTTGATTCTCACACAGGAAAGTATTCTGATCAATGTGACAGCAGGGACATTGAATGATACACAGGTGCAGGAGTCCAACAACTTGCAGGTAAGCTATACTATGATGTAGTGGCCCATGATTAAGCCTGTCAGAATGATATTGAATAACATAACGTATAGCTCAACACATGTTAATTTTCAGATCAACCTGAATATTTCAGTGGATGAAGAGCAGGTGCTCATCAATGACATCCCTGTGGAGTTGTCAGGGGTGACTAGGTTGAACTGCCAAGCCTTGCTGTGTGAGTAGTGAAAATGTTTCTGGTGCATATAACTTAGCTACAGCACAGCATTCTGCACCTGATGTAAAACAGCCTTTCACTTTGTTTACAGTGGATACCACCAATGGCACAAGTGAATTTGAATCTGGTGACTATGTCTCCACTGTCACCCGGGTGATGGTGAGCCAGAATCGCTTGTGGAGTGATTCAGAAGAGGTGGTGGCTCTCCAAGTGTTCAGCGAGGTCATCGAGATGGAGGGAAAAAAGGTAAAGTTAGTTGATTGAGAAAAGGACAATAGAATAATTGTGTTAGGATATTTATGTAACAGCTAAATGAGCATATTTGCACCATGGTGGTACAATGATGGAAAATCTGTGCTCTCATGGCTTTGTATCCTTTTCTATCATTTAGGTCCAGCAGCCAGAAATGTGTGAAGTGAAGATACTTATGAGCCCCAATTTCCAGACGCTTGCGCAGTATACCAACACCTATCCCATTGGACACAGCGAGATTTTCAGGATCCCAAGGGAAAATGATGTGGTCATCACAGATCCAACAAATCCTAAAAAAGGTATGCAAGAACAGCCATTTTCGTTCACTTTTCATACTCTCACATGAAATGGACAAGATAACTGGATTCCATTGCTAAAGCAATGTTCCTAAATCAATTTGTGAATGATAATGATCCACTTCCTTCTGCTCAGCTGAATATCAAGTGATGTCCCAGACCACCAGTCATTACCCTCTGAAGCATGTGGACACCACCCAGGAGGAGACTGCTGCCCCAGGCAAGCTCCCGGAGACTCCCCTCCGCATGGACCCAGACCTGCTGTATGATAACAATGATGAGGGTGATGACTTGGGAGGGCTGTCTGATCAGATGCAGACAGAGGCACCACTCAAAGAATCTATCTCTTCTTACAGTGTAAGTAAATTGGACATTGGATCCAAATCGAATATTGTAGAATTCCTCTACTACAATGTGCTCTGGACTTAAAATCTGTTTGCAGGCCATGTGTCGAtgggtggaggaggtgagggaccgCCTGCGACGCTTCTGGTCTGAGTCCTTGCCCCTGTTCTtcttggtcatgtgggtggtagTGATTGGTGTGGTTGGGTCAGCGGTCATTGTCAAGATCCTGGACATGTTCTTCCCAACATGCGAACACAAGTACGTTTTCACACAGGTCCTGTTGAACCTGCTTACATGATTGTTGTAGAATTAAATTAAACACAGCCAGGTCAGTGTGCAGGATTTTTACCTTGGTGCCAAGACCAGTTAATTAGGCACATCTGTTCTCTCATCTTTTCTTAACTGTGATGCTCATGATAATATACTTTTCCTCTAGGGGAATTTTCCATTTAAATCCTGTGACTCTGATGCCGGAAGATGAGAAACACACCCTGCTGGAGAACATTGAaatagaggtagaggaggtgaaAAGTCCTTCATTGAAAACTGAAGAGGAGTCTGATTGCATCTGTTGAAAACACAAGGCATTATGTGGTTAGAGAAACCATAATCTCTTTGTAGCACTTATTACACATGCATTGCAAACATAACATGTTTAGCTTTATTTCTCAAACATTATACCCTCCTCTCACAGAAGGAATCTGAAATGTTACTAGTGGAAGCAGAGCTGCATACTGCATTACTTTTCATATTATGATTGTGTTACCTCACAGTGCCTCTGTAACCATTCTACTTTGCATTATGAAATACTGACTTCCTATTGGTTTATTTTTGATTGCTCATTTCATATTTTAGCATTCTGACTGGAGGATTGAACTGAAGATTTGGTGTTTGTTTGCATGCAACTTTAAATCATAAGATTTACTTACTGTATTTGAACCAGTGCATAATATTGTCAGAGCCTCACCAATGCATTTGTTGTAAAATGTTAACATAACATTTTTACGTTTGTATTACATTTTGTCTGAACTTGACGGACCTGCGCTTAGGTTCATTAAAGGACAGGTGGTCCTAGTCTTGCACCCATCATCATGAGTGCAGTGTTGAACAGAGACTGAGCAAATAGAAGATCTCATTCCAACCATTTCAATTGATAGAGACAGTTGGCAGTTAGTTCCTGTAGCTGAATGATCTGTCACAGAACATTGcagatagacctggaaagtatagAACAGACATTAACTGCTTTAGAGTGTCCTGTCTATACAGTCCATTTCTGTTCACTCTGAGTATACTCCTGCTTTAAGCCTTAAAAATTATTGAATATGGTAACTGGATGTTCTTTGCAATATGAGTGAATGACAATGGATGTTCTCTGCAATGTGAATTACTCGCAATGGCCGTGCGCTGTCAACATAGACATCTGAAGCTACACTAATAGGACCTTATACACTTAGACTAAAGAATAGTCAAACCTACTCCTCTCCCAATAGCTTATTGGCTGGTTTGCCTCAAAGCAGGCTAGGCATGACCAAAATAAAATTGTATCAATGTGATTCTCAAGATTAGGCTCATGGTTGACATATGGGGCCCTGGCACATTGACTTAGTAGCCATAGTATGGAATGCAGTTAGCTGTCAATGAAATAACTTCATAATAGGAAACTGCATGCTGATTTGAACTTGAGTGGGTGAATTAGAACTTAAGTTATTTTACATTTTgcctcaattcaatttcaatctTGTGTTTTACTAAACGCATGGGAGCATGGCATGTGTGCATCATGtattttcattcaaatcaaactGTACATTGAATTCCCAAATCCTGCTCAATAAAAAGGTTTCTGTAAATGTTCTTGTGACATTCACTCAAGTCTACACAAAGCACATGGAAGCCTTGTCAATGCAAGTAATTTTACTTTAAACTTGATTAACAAAATTCTTAGTGTTTGTGCATGTATATATATTCAAATTTGAACCAGGTGGACTCCTAAATACACATTAATAAAATAAAGTGCATATAATAAACAGTTTCAGGTAGTGTAACTTTGATTAACAGATATCCCAAAAGCACATCACCAGATCAAAGACACTGGATACTTTGGTAGCAAAATGTGTTCAAGGCAAATAGTAAGGATTATAGGATTAGCTCTGTGGACCCATCATAAAACCTATTGAACACGAATCTGGGAATGTTTTCTACCAATTTTGTTATGCCCACGAGGCTGACTAATTGCATATTGTAAACCATGTAGTTTGAGTCCTGGATGTTGATTGGCTGAAACAGCATTTCAACCATGTGTATATCAGACTATACCACCGGTATGACATAAATATAAATGTTTACCATTCTATTTATGTTCATAACCTGTTTATAATCAGTACAAGGCACCCCTGGGTGTGGTATATGGACTGTATCCAGGAGGACATTTACCAAGAGAAGCAGTTGGTTACCCTACTTTAAGGCATGTCGCATCACCTAGCCTAAAATAGAAATCATTTACAAAGAAAAGGAAGACATGAGTTAAAGTATTGTTGTAAGAATATATACTGAGCCTCCTACTAATTCCTCTGCAGATTTGAGGTGCTGCAGGCTTCCTGATTAACTTTCAGCAGGAGCCAAACTCTTCAATCCACTTCTCATACTTCTCCAGGTCGGAAGCTGACACAGACTTGGACACTTTCTTCAGAGAAGACTCAAAGTCCTCCATGGTGGTGGGCATGTGCATCTCGTCTCGGGAGATGTTACGGATCTCCTCTGGCGTCAGCCCCTCGATCCTTCGCCGCATGGCCATCAGAGAGGCGTCCCTACAGACGTCATGGAGAGAGGGTTCACTCCAGGCAATGGAACACAAATAACATTACTTTCCACAATTAGGTTAAGAGTGGTTCTTTCCATTATTTGAGAGGCATCTCGTTTTCAAAATC is drawn from Oncorhynchus tshawytscha isolate Ot180627B linkage group LG05, Otsh_v2.0, whole genome shotgun sequence and contains these coding sequences:
- the LOC112250089 gene encoding glycoprotein integral membrane protein 1 isoform X1, producing the protein MTLIWSLWLKWFESANIQLETAFTSVELFQVKESILINVTAGTLNDTQVQESNNLQINLNISVDEEQVLINDIPVELSGVTRLNCQALLLDTTNGTSEFESGDYVSTVTRVMVSQNRLWSDSEEVVALQVFSEVIEMEGKKVQQPEMCEVKILMSPNFQTLAQYTNTYPIGHSEIFRIPRENDVVITDPTNPKKAEYQVMSQTTSHYPLKHVDTTQEETAAPGKLPETPLRMDPDLLYDNNDEGDDLGGLSDQMQTEAPLKESISSYSAMCRWVEEVRDRLRRFWSESLPLFFLVMWVVVIGVVGSAVIVKILDMFFPTCEHKGIFHLNPVTLMPEDEKHTLLENIEIEVEEVKSPSLKTEEESDCIC
- the LOC112250089 gene encoding glycoprotein integral membrane protein 1 isoform X2, translated to MAMKRTSVYTLCVLFMSFIFAESSPRQLNTESILINVTAGTLNDTQVQESNNLQINLNISVDEEQVLINDIPVELSGVTRLNCQALLLDTTNGTSEFESGDYVSTVTRVMVSQNRLWSDSEEVVALQVFSEVIEMEGKKVQQPEMCEVKILMSPNFQTLAQYTNTYPIGHSEIFRIPRENDVVITDPTNPKKAEYQVMSQTTSHYPLKHVDTTQEETAAPGKLPETPLRMDPDLLYDNNDEGDDLGGLSDQMQTEAPLKESISSYSAMCRWVEEVRDRLRRFWSESLPLFFLVMWVVVIGVVGSAVIVKILDMFFPTCEHKGIFHLNPVTLMPEDEKHTLLENIEIEVEEVKSPSLKTEEESDCIC